In a single window of the Chondrocystis sp. NIES-4102 genome:
- a CDS encoding two-component system, regulatory protein: MTTVLIVEDDPINLRVFSKILTKRGGLQVKGTEIVEEVLQLAQSGAIDAILMDVALANSMYQGKPVDGIKITQMLKADPLTAQLPVILVTAHAMSGDRENFLQQSGADGYISKPVVDHEAFINQIVTLIKQP; encoded by the coding sequence ATGACAACGGTTTTGATTGTAGAAGATGACCCCATTAATTTACGGGTTTTTTCCAAAATACTAACAAAAAGAGGCGGTTTGCAAGTAAAAGGGACAGAAATTGTCGAAGAAGTCTTGCAATTAGCTCAATCTGGCGCGATCGATGCAATTTTGATGGACGTTGCTTTGGCTAATAGTATGTATCAGGGTAAGCCAGTAGACGGCATTAAGATTACTCAAATGCTCAAAGCAGATCCTTTGACCGCACAATTACCCGTAATTTTGGTAACTGCTCATGCAATGTCTGGCGATCGCGAAAATTTTCTGCAACAAAGTGGTGCTGACGGTTATATTTCTAAACCAGTAGTTGACCACGAGGCTTTTATTAATCAAATTGTTACCTTAATTAAGCAACCATAA
- a CDS encoding PhoH family protein, translated as MGDITNSETSQTISLPSKESAIALSGISEQNLKLLSRHTGANLICRGQDLIIQGRSKAVDRCCKVINALEPLWSVGKALYEPDILTAFTAIDTGRAEEYSEIQKSVLARTKKGEIVRAKTFKQKQYVQAIQKHDITFGIGPAGTGKTFLAAVLAVKALLSDECEKIILTRPAVEAGEKLGFLPGDLQEKVNPFLRPLYDALYEFIDAEKIPDLMERGKIEVAPLAYMRGRTLSHAYVIVDEAQNTTPAQLKMVLTRLGFGSKMVVTGDITQTDLPAHQDSGLIVARKILRNVEGIAFCELTQADVVRHPLVQKIVAAYEKYQ; from the coding sequence ATGGGAGATATAACAAATAGCGAAACGTCTCAAACTATTTCATTACCAAGTAAAGAAAGCGCGATCGCTTTATCGGGGATCAGTGAACAGAATCTGAAGTTATTATCCCGTCATACAGGTGCAAATTTAATCTGCCGTGGACAAGACTTGATAATTCAGGGTCGATCTAAAGCTGTTGATCGTTGTTGTAAAGTAATTAACGCCTTAGAGCCATTATGGTCTGTTGGTAAAGCCTTATATGAGCCTGATATTTTAACCGCATTTACCGCCATAGACACTGGTAGAGCGGAAGAATATAGTGAAATTCAAAAAAGTGTACTAGCCCGTACGAAAAAAGGCGAAATTGTTCGCGCCAAGACCTTTAAACAAAAGCAATATGTACAGGCAATTCAAAAACATGATATCACTTTTGGCATCGGCCCTGCGGGGACTGGTAAGACTTTTTTAGCTGCGGTTTTAGCAGTCAAAGCTCTACTTAGTGATGAATGTGAAAAAATTATTCTTACTCGTCCTGCGGTAGAAGCAGGGGAGAAGTTAGGATTTCTACCAGGTGATTTACAAGAGAAAGTTAATCCTTTTCTCCGTCCTCTTTATGATGCTCTCTACGAATTTATTGATGCTGAAAAGATTCCTGATTTAATGGAGCGAGGTAAAATTGAAGTTGCTCCTTTGGCTTATATGCGTGGACGCACTCTATCCCATGCCTATGTTATTGTAGATGAAGCACAGAATACCACACCTGCTCAATTGAAAATGGTGTTAACTCGTTTAGGTTTCGGGTCTAAAATGGTGGTGACTGGAGATATAACTCAAACTGATTTACCTGCTCATCAAGATTCAGGTTTAATTGTGGCACGCAAAATTCTACGTAATGTTGAAGGCATTGCTTTTTGTGAATTAACTCAGGCGGATGTAGTACGTCATCCCTTGGTACAAAAAATTGTAGCTGCTTATGAAAAGTACCAATAA
- a CDS encoding UDP-N-acetylenolpyruvoylglucosamine reductase: protein MDNLIQSDISLANQTSYKVGGNAQWYVAPRNWAELEASFEWYQAQDIPLTLLGAGSNLLISDRGVPGLVLSTRYFRNYEFDPETGLLTADAGEAIAKLAWKAAKRGLKGLEWAVGIPGTVGGGVVMNAGAHSACMADILVSATVLSPDGTLTQLKPEDLNYSYRTSNLQKDNRLVVRATMQLEPGYSKGELLELTNQNWTQRKTTQPYHLPSCGSVFRNPQPYAAARLIEEIGLKGYKIGDAQIAHRHANFILNCGVATAKDIFELIRYAQEKVEYHWSVSLEPEVKLIGEF from the coding sequence ATGGATAATTTAATTCAGTCTGATATATCCTTAGCCAATCAAACCTCTTATAAAGTTGGAGGTAATGCCCAATGGTATGTAGCACCGAGAAATTGGGCAGAACTTGAAGCAAGTTTTGAATGGTATCAAGCTCAGGATATACCTTTAACCCTCTTAGGTGCTGGTTCAAATCTACTAATCAGCGATCGCGGTGTACCAGGGTTAGTACTTTCTACTCGTTATTTCCGTAATTATGAGTTTGACCCTGAAACTGGTTTACTAACTGCTGATGCAGGAGAAGCGATCGCCAAATTAGCTTGGAAAGCTGCTAAACGAGGTTTAAAAGGATTGGAATGGGCTGTAGGGATTCCTGGTACAGTGGGTGGTGGTGTAGTAATGAATGCTGGCGCACATTCTGCTTGTATGGCAGATATTTTAGTTAGTGCTACTGTATTATCTCCCGATGGCACTTTAACTCAATTAAAGCCAGAAGATTTAAACTATAGCTACCGAACTTCTAACCTACAAAAAGATAATCGCTTAGTAGTTAGAGCCACCATGCAGTTAGAACCAGGTTATAGTAAAGGGGAACTGCTCGAGCTTACTAATCAAAATTGGACACAGCGCAAAACCACCCAACCCTATCATCTCCCTAGTTGTGGTAGTGTTTTCCGTAATCCCCAACCCTATGCAGCAGCCAGACTGATTGAAGAAATCGGACTCAAAGGATATAAAATAGGCGACGCTCAGATAGCTCATCGTCATGCAAACTTTATTCTTAACTGTGGTGTGGCTACCGCTAAAGATATATTTGAACTAATCCGTTATGCTCAAGAGAAAGTAGAATATCATTGGTCAGTATCGTTAGAGCCTGAAGTTAAACTAATTGGAGAATTTTAG